TGGTATAGCTTGTTTGGCTGGGATACGTCTGAATTTAAACAAGGTCTCCTTTTTCCTGATCAGTTTGGCGCGGTGGATCTAGAGAAACAGCTCCAGTCGGTGAACTTAATGGAGGAACAGCTTTACATTCGCGATCATATCTCTTGTATATCAGTAAGGGAGCTGGTTGCTGCTTTTCATATTTCTGAGCGACAATTTCAGAAGCGCTTCGTCCGAGTTGTAGGCATGACACCCAATTTATTCATAAGAGTGAGGAGAGTAAATGAAGCATTGAAGCTGATGCATTCAGGACAGTATGAACGATTGTCTGATGTCGCCTACGCACTGAACTATTACGATCAATCTCATTTTATACGCGAAATGAAGTCGTTTTCCTGGGTAAGCCCGAAACATATTGCGATGAGGGTTAGAGAATTTCATTCTGATCTAGCTGGGTCCTCATACTTGTAGAAAGGAAGCCAATACTCCCTTTGGTGTTTTTCTCATATTACGACAATAAGCGACAAGTTTCATTGACTGTAGGGGTACTAATAAGATAGTCTGTAGACGATTACAAAAAATATAAACACAGCGAAAATATGAGAACTAGGGAATAATAGTGCCTTACTTCTTAATCTTTGGAGGAGATTTAGTTGATTAAAATTATGGGTGACTCCACTTGTGATTTATCGGATGAGATCATTGAGAAATATAAAATTGGAATAGCCCCTTTAACGATAAACATAAATGGCAAAGAACATAGAGATCGGATAGATATTAAATCTGATGATTTTTTTGCAATGATGGGGAGTCTCGAAGAGAATCCTACAACTTCCATGCCAAATCCAGTAGAATATTTGAATATAATAAAGGATGCTATGGAGAATGGTTATACAGAGTTCCTTTGTATTTGTATGTCAAGTGGTACCAGTGGAACCTATCAATCTGCTGAAGTAGCTAAAGAAATCTTTTACGAGGAACATCCTGGTTCTTCTATTAAAATCCATGTTGTAGATTCAAAGTCTATGAGTCACGGTAGCGGCTGGTTAATTTTGAAATCGGCTTTATTAAGAGAACAAGGATTTAGTTTTGAAGAATTAGTAGACTTTAATGAAACCTATAAAATAAATGTGAAGCATTTTCTCTGCGTAGATGATTTAAATCACTTAATAAGAAGCGGTAGATTAACTAATGCTAGTGCTCTAATAGGTAGAATCCTGAAGATTAAGCCTATTATGTCCATGCGAAATGGTAAGGGCGCTATAGTCGCTAAAGAAAGAGGATTAAACGGAGTATTAAACCACTATGTGAAAGAATTTAACAAGCGAAATGATTGGGAAATTACAGATTTTATTCTCATAGGGTATACTTCGGAAAAGGATATTGCTGACAGATTGATGGATAAGATCAGGCAAGAAACTGATTTTAAAGGTGAAATATATATAATGCAAATGGGTGTGGCTGTTGGCACGCATGTAGGATTAAGAGCAGTTTCTATGTATTTCATTGAAAAAGGACATAAGCGAGATGGATTGTTGCTCAATGAACTTAGTGGAATAACTGAAATGAAGAATGGATTCATGAATAAATTTAGGAGTAAATAATCGAACCCATTCACAGGAACCTTTCTTTAGATGTCTATTCCAGATTTGACACTCAAAACTACAAACAAACTCGAACCGCCAACCCCAAAACATCCCATTGTTCAAACCAAAATTAGCGGTTGATGAATTCAAGCAGGATACTACGTTGTACATATTCGGCATGCCTTCGA
Above is a window of Paenibacillus wynnii DNA encoding:
- a CDS encoding DegV family protein, with product MIKIMGDSTCDLSDEIIEKYKIGIAPLTININGKEHRDRIDIKSDDFFAMMGSLEENPTTSMPNPVEYLNIIKDAMENGYTEFLCICMSSGTSGTYQSAEVAKEIFYEEHPGSSIKIHVVDSKSMSHGSGWLILKSALLREQGFSFEELVDFNETYKINVKHFLCVDDLNHLIRSGRLTNASALIGRILKIKPIMSMRNGKGAIVAKERGLNGVLNHYVKEFNKRNDWEITDFILIGYTSEKDIADRLMDKIRQETDFKGEIYIMQMGVAVGTHVGLRAVSMYFIEKGHKRDGLLLNELSGITEMKNGFMNKFRSK
- a CDS encoding AraC family transcriptional regulator — its product is MPPPEGLSRDIECLRIATHTGNKPLEVKVCPSGYPGIVFQYATDKTAAIESIAIRSGKTAAIPILFLHGQGSEPSIMRFRDIPYTTIQVVFKPHAWYSLFGWDTSEFKQGLLFPDQFGAVDLEKQLQSVNLMEEQLYIRDHISCISVRELVAAFHISERQFQKRFVRVVGMTPNLFIRVRRVNEALKLMHSGQYERLSDVAYALNYYDQSHFIREMKSFSWVSPKHIAMRVREFHSDLAGSSYL